In the genome of Conger conger chromosome 8, fConCon1.1, whole genome shotgun sequence, one region contains:
- the tmem110l gene encoding transmembrane protein 110, like isoform X1, whose product MYNSHTMMATNMSEASNPHGCDNGALMDRFGVLIQGLLAVVAFSTLMLKRFREPAAIRRPWRIWFYDTSKQAIGALFIHFANVFLSTLTKEDPCSLYLMNFLLDATMGMLVIWVGVKVVSCVVECKQLTLLTFGEYGDPPQAAAWLSQCAVYLLIMVLEKCVISLVLLIPGWTNLQEVLLDYIPNPQVELVLVMLIVPFFVNAIMFWVVDSLMMRQYKSVKTTDTPHEQGKPTQSSPWVTNEESQELLMDDPDVGTDPEPSEGEQEVADQGLSPGLSGGMQTPAWVVV is encoded by the exons aTGTACAACAGCCACACAATGATGGCTACTAACATGTCCGAGGCATCCAATCCTCATGGATGCGATAATGGAGCATTGATGGACAGATTCGGGGTATTGATCCAGGGTCTACTCGCGGTGGTTGCATTCAGCACTTTGATGT TGAAAAGGTTCCGTGAGCCAGCAGCCATAAGAAGACCTTGGAGAATTTG GTTTTATGACACTTCGAAACAGGCGATTGGTGCCCTCTTCATTCACTTTGCCAATGTCTTCCTCTCTACCCTCACCAAAGAGGACCCCTGCTCTCT CTACCTCATGAACTTTCTGCTGGATGCGACGATGGGGATGCTTGTCATCTGGGTCGGGGTCAAGGTGGTGTCGTGCGTGGTGGAGTGCAAACAGTTAACTCTGCTGACGTTTGGAGAATACG GTGACCCTCCTCAGGCTGCGGCCTGGCTGAGTCAGTGTGCGGTCTACCTTCTCATCATGGTGCTGGAGAAGTGCGTGATCAGTCTGGTGCTGCTTATCCCGGGATGGACCAAC ttACAGGAGGTTCTGCTGGACTACATCCCAAACCCTCAGGTGGAGCTGGTCCTGGTCATGCTCATCGTGCCCTTCTTTGTCAAT GCGATCATGTTCTGGGTGGTGGACAGTCTGATGATGAGGCAGTACAAGAGTGTAAAGACCACTGACACACCACACGAGCAGGGAAAACCAACCCAGTCATCCCCATGGGTGACCAATGAGGAGTCGCAG GAGCTTCTGATGGATGACCCAGACGTGGGCACAGACCCTGAGCCTTCAGAAGGGGAACAGGAAGTTGCAGACCAGGGCTTGAGTCCAGGCCTCTCGGGCGGTATGCAGACTCCTGCCTGGGTGGTTGTGTAG
- the tmem110l gene encoding transmembrane protein 110, like isoform X2: MYNSHTMMATNMSEASNPHGCDNGALMDRFGVLIQGLLAVVAFSTLMLKRFREPAAIRRPWRIWFYDTSKQAIGALFIHFANVFLSTLTKEDPCSLYLMNFLLDATMGMLVIWVGVKVVSCVVECKQLTLLTFGEYGDPPQAAAWLSQCAVYLLIMVLEKCVISLVLLIPGWTNLQEVLLDYIPNPQVELVLVMLIVPFFVNAIMFWVVDSLMMRQYKSVKTTDTPHEQGKPTQSSPWVTNEESQLLMDDPDVGTDPEPSEGEQEVADQGLSPGLSGGMQTPAWVVV; this comes from the exons aTGTACAACAGCCACACAATGATGGCTACTAACATGTCCGAGGCATCCAATCCTCATGGATGCGATAATGGAGCATTGATGGACAGATTCGGGGTATTGATCCAGGGTCTACTCGCGGTGGTTGCATTCAGCACTTTGATGT TGAAAAGGTTCCGTGAGCCAGCAGCCATAAGAAGACCTTGGAGAATTTG GTTTTATGACACTTCGAAACAGGCGATTGGTGCCCTCTTCATTCACTTTGCCAATGTCTTCCTCTCTACCCTCACCAAAGAGGACCCCTGCTCTCT CTACCTCATGAACTTTCTGCTGGATGCGACGATGGGGATGCTTGTCATCTGGGTCGGGGTCAAGGTGGTGTCGTGCGTGGTGGAGTGCAAACAGTTAACTCTGCTGACGTTTGGAGAATACG GTGACCCTCCTCAGGCTGCGGCCTGGCTGAGTCAGTGTGCGGTCTACCTTCTCATCATGGTGCTGGAGAAGTGCGTGATCAGTCTGGTGCTGCTTATCCCGGGATGGACCAAC ttACAGGAGGTTCTGCTGGACTACATCCCAAACCCTCAGGTGGAGCTGGTCCTGGTCATGCTCATCGTGCCCTTCTTTGTCAAT GCGATCATGTTCTGGGTGGTGGACAGTCTGATGATGAGGCAGTACAAGAGTGTAAAGACCACTGACACACCACACGAGCAGGGAAAACCAACCCAGTCATCCCCATGGGTGACCAATGAGGAGTCGCAG CTTCTGATGGATGACCCAGACGTGGGCACAGACCCTGAGCCTTCAGAAGGGGAACAGGAAGTTGCAGACCAGGGCTTGAGTCCAGGCCTCTCGGGCGGTATGCAGACTCCTGCCTGGGTGGTTGTGTAG